A stretch of DNA from Candidatus Bathyarchaeota archaeon:
GTAATTAACGGAAGAGACGCCATGCTGGTGAACCAAACAAGCCTTTGGGATGACGTCGAACGATGGACCCAAAAAGTAAACGAACTTTGTGACGAACTAGAAAAAAGGGTCGAACAAAAGGAACATTCAACTTACCCAGATACTCCTCGGGTTATGCTTACTGGAACGCCTATGATTTGGCCAGACAGCTGGAAGGTTCCTAACTTGATTGAGGAATCGAACCCTCAAGGATTAGTTGTAGTTGACGAGCAATGTTCAGGTGACAGAATATTATACGATCCCGTCGGTGTAGACGAATGGACCATGAGTGACATGCTTGATGCCATCAGTGAGCGTTATTTGATGGCTTGTACTTGTCCTTGTTTTACTTCAGAACATGGAAATGAAGACCGCATCAACTGGATAATTGACAGAATAAAAGAATACAAAGTTGACGGCGTAATCTACTACGTTGTTCGAGGCTGCATTTTATACGCCATGGAATATCAACGAATCAAACGGGTTCTTGACAAAATGAATATACCTGTGTATTACCTTGACACAGAATACACCCGCGAAGATGTGGGACAAATGAAAACACGTGTTGAAGCATTTCTTGAAATGCTGGAAGCACGAATGGACATATAAGAGGAGAACAAAAAGTGGTAGTTTCTGCCGGAGTAGACATGGGCACCCAAAGGGTAAAAGTAGCCATTATAAAAGACAAGCAAGTTGTAGGAAAGGCGCAAGAATTTGTTGGATTTGAACCCATAAAAGCTGCTGAAAAAGCCCTTGAAGAGGCACTAAAAGATGCCAGCATTTCCCGAGACGAAATTGAACATATAACAGCCACGGGAGCAGGAGTGGACATGGCAACCTTTGCTGACAGCACAGTTAGCATGATGGGAGCAGACGCCAAGGCAGGAACATATTTTTTCAGTTCAGCCCGAACAGTAATCGATGTAGGTGCAGAAGATGCCCGTGCAGTAAAATGTGACGAATATGGAATAATGCAAGACTTTATCGTAAACGCCCGATGTGCAGCAGGAGCAGGAACCTTCATAGAAGCCATGGCACGAGCTTTAGAAGTTGAACTGGAAGACATGGGCGCCTTGTCATTACATGCAGAACGAGCAAGCCCAATAAACGCAAGTTGTGTAATTTTTGCAGAATCAGACGTCGTTTCTTTGATTCACCGAGAAGAACCAAAAACCGAAATTGCCCGAGCAATATTTGATGCAATGGCAGAAAGAGTTTCTTCAATGGTAAAACGGTTAGGAATAAACCCTGACGTAGTTCTGGTTGGGGGAGTAGCAAAAGATGTCGGTTTTGTTACTTCACTTAAACGGCGCCTAGGAATCGAGATACTTATTCCAAAAGAACCTATTTATGCAGGGGCAATTGGAGCTGCGTTAGTTGCCGCACGAAAAGCTAAACGGAGCAGAAGACAATGACAAACAACAACGAAAAAACCGAATACTGGCGATGGCTGGAATACAAAAAAGTAATGCCCAACAAAGACTGGAAAAAAGCTAAAATAATAACCGCAGGAGTCGACGTTGGATCCGTTGGATCAAAAGCAGTAATCATGTTGGATGGAGAAATTTACGCATGGAGTGTTATGCGCACGGGCTCCAACAGTTCAGACAGTGCTAAAAAAGCTCTCGGATGGGCCATGGAAGACACTGGATTAACCCTTGAGGATTTCCATTATATTGTGGGAACAGGCTACGGCAGAGTAAATGTTCCTATGGCTAACCGTGCTATCACAGAAATTGCATGTCACGCCAAAGGTGCCAACTACATATGGGGACCAACAGTCAGAACCGTTCTGGACGTCGGTGGACAAGACGTCAAAGCCATCAAAATTGATGAAAACGGAAAAGTCGTCAGCTTTTTAATGAACGACAAATGCGCTGCAGGCACCGGACGAGGAATGGAAGTCATAGCCGACCTACTAAAAATTCCGATTGAAGACGTAGGCAAAGAATCTTTAAGGGTAAATGAAGAACCTGAACCAGTAAGTAGCACATGCGTAGTTTTCGCAAAAACTGAAGCAGTCGGGCTGCTCAGAAAAGGCTGGACCAAAGAAAAAGTAATAGCAGCATACGTCAGAGCCATGGCAATCAGGATGAGTGATCTCATCGAAAAAGTTGGCTGTGAAAAAGATTTCGTAATCACTGGCGGCCAATCCAAAAACATTGGAATCGTAAAAAGAGTAGAAAATATTCTAGGCGTAAAACGGTTACCAGTTCCAAACCTTAAAGAAACTGGACTAGATCCCGTATCTGCAGGCGCTATTGGAGCAGCTTTGTTTGCTAAAGCATTGTACGAAAAATCCTTGAAACAATAAGGTGATTAAAGTAATAACATACTATGGTTATACGGACGGCTCTGGGGAATATTACATAGTTATTGACGCCGAAAAATGCAACAGCTGCGGCGAATGCATCAGCGCATGCCCTCAAGAAGCTCTGCAAATGGAAGATATGTTCATTGACTTAGAAGA
This window harbors:
- a CDS encoding CoA activase, whose protein sequence is MVVSAGVDMGTQRVKVAIIKDKQVVGKAQEFVGFEPIKAAEKALEEALKDASISRDEIEHITATGAGVDMATFADSTVSMMGADAKAGTYFFSSARTVIDVGAEDARAVKCDEYGIMQDFIVNARCAAGAGTFIEAMARALEVELEDMGALSLHAERASPINASCVIFAESDVVSLIHREEPKTEIARAIFDAMAERVSSMVKRLGINPDVVLVGGVAKDVGFVTSLKRRLGIEILIPKEPIYAGAIGAALVAARKAKRSRRQ
- the bzdQ gene encoding benzoyl-CoA reductase, bzd-type, subunit Q, producing MTNNNEKTEYWRWLEYKKVMPNKDWKKAKIITAGVDVGSVGSKAVIMLDGEIYAWSVMRTGSNSSDSAKKALGWAMEDTGLTLEDFHYIVGTGYGRVNVPMANRAITEIACHAKGANYIWGPTVRTVLDVGGQDVKAIKIDENGKVVSFLMNDKCAAGTGRGMEVIADLLKIPIEDVGKESLRVNEEPEPVSSTCVVFAKTEAVGLLRKGWTKEKVIAAYVRAMAIRMSDLIEKVGCEKDFVITGGQSKNIGIVKRVENILGVKRLPVPNLKETGLDPVSAGAIGAALFAKALYEKSLKQ
- a CDS encoding 4Fe-4S binding protein, which encodes MKVITYYGYTDGSGEYYIVIDAEKCNSCGECISACPQEALQMEDMFIDLEDKPVAAVTEDHRKKIRYTCSPCKPEENSMPCIKSCKKNAISCIWKPL